In one Paenibacillus sp. JQZ6Y-1 genomic region, the following are encoded:
- a CDS encoding DegV family protein, protein MAHPIIVTESTADIPAELIKQYNIQIIPLRLLFGQDNYADGIDITPSEFYDKLAAASQLPTTSQPSPADYAATYERLLTEDPEREIVSIHLSSGLSGTYQSATIGRSMTEQPERITVIDSKSASYGYGLAVVHAARLAQEGLSPRAIEADVHRLLAERELYFLVDDLEYLRKGGRIGRASAMIGTLLNVKPILSIDENGVIYPVEKVRGQKKAMLRIVEMMTQKLTARKIHLALGHTANRESCEPLLQLLQQHYEIGELIYSEIGPVIGTHTGAGTIAVFAWPDEQ, encoded by the coding sequence ATGGCACATCCTATTATCGTGACCGAAAGCACCGCCGATATTCCGGCAGAGCTGATCAAGCAATATAACATTCAAATTATTCCGCTGCGTCTGTTGTTTGGACAGGACAATTATGCGGATGGCATTGATATTACACCATCGGAGTTTTATGACAAGTTGGCAGCAGCTTCCCAGCTGCCAACCACATCACAACCGTCTCCGGCGGATTATGCAGCTACGTATGAACGATTGTTGACCGAAGACCCGGAGCGGGAGATTGTCTCGATCCATCTCTCGTCCGGTCTAAGCGGCACTTATCAGTCGGCAACGATTGGACGCTCAATGACTGAACAGCCGGAACGGATTACCGTGATTGACTCCAAATCCGCTTCATACGGTTATGGGCTGGCGGTTGTTCATGCGGCGCGTCTTGCACAGGAAGGCTTATCTCCGCGCGCCATTGAGGCGGATGTGCATCGCTTGTTGGCGGAGCGAGAGCTGTATTTTCTTGTGGATGATCTGGAATATTTACGGAAAGGCGGGCGTATCGGTCGTGCTTCAGCGATGATCGGTACGCTGCTGAACGTGAAGCCGATTCTATCCATTGATGAAAATGGAGTGATTTACCCAGTTGAAAAAGTACGCGGGCAGAAAAAAGCGATGCTGCGAATCGTAGAGATGATGACGCAGAAGCTGACTGCACGCAAAATCCATCTGGCGCTGGGGCATACGGCGAACCGCGAATCCTGCGAGCCGCTGTTGCAGCTGCTACAGCAGCATTACGAGATCGGTGAATTGATCTATTCGGAGATCGGGCCGGTCATCGGGACGCATACAGGCGCGGGTACAATTGCCGTATTCGCTTGGCCGGATGAACAATAA
- a CDS encoding DAK2 domain-containing protein translates to MSKRSLNGVDFTGMVLAGAAQLHQHAEHVNSLNVFPVPDGDTGTNMNLTMTAGVAELKLHESSSIGQAATVLSKGLLMGARGNSGVILSQLFRGFSRSASSRDELNAAQFAAALQQGVETAYKAVVKPVEGTILTVAKEAAKHAVYYSRRTTDLTELMGEVLKRAHEALAQTQEMLPVLKQVGVVDSGGQGLVYIYEGFYEYLQHGQATNGTTVHTAASTPTGNAPSAVAVKTVPTIDVPVSAQAKLETEDIEFLYDMEFFINRTLGQAAKAHFDEDQFRKALGVNGDSIIVISDDEVIKVHVHSRAPGEVLNLALQYGEITQIHILNMREQHRDLLSAGLDIAPPPELFADIPQQPVQTQAEAVPPAEEVAPYGIIAVSSGDGISEIFRSLGVDIILAGGQTMNPSTEDFVKAAESLAARHIYILPNNSNIVLAAQQARDLLEESKQITVIPSKSIPQGIAAAFAFQEDEEVDMNTSNLNEALTHVKSGQVTLAVRDTNMDDMIIKQGNYIGIHNSKIVATDADLLHTCQQLLAAMIEDGQEVITVLTGSEADEQQTAALAEWVESTYPDAEVEIHNGGQPVYHYLFSVES, encoded by the coding sequence TTGAGTAAGCGTTCTTTAAACGGGGTTGATTTTACCGGAATGGTACTGGCGGGTGCGGCGCAATTGCATCAGCATGCAGAGCATGTCAATTCCTTGAATGTGTTTCCTGTGCCGGACGGCGATACAGGCACAAATATGAATTTGACGATGACGGCAGGTGTAGCAGAACTGAAGCTACATGAGTCGTCCTCCATTGGTCAGGCGGCAACCGTATTGTCCAAAGGGTTGCTGATGGGCGCGCGCGGGAATTCGGGCGTTATTTTGTCCCAGCTGTTCCGCGGCTTCAGCCGTTCGGCATCATCCCGCGATGAATTAAATGCTGCTCAATTCGCGGCTGCACTGCAACAGGGTGTAGAAACCGCCTACAAAGCGGTCGTTAAGCCCGTGGAAGGCACGATTCTAACGGTAGCAAAAGAAGCTGCCAAGCATGCAGTATACTATTCCCGCCGCACGACGGATTTGACCGAACTAATGGGTGAAGTGCTGAAGCGTGCACACGAGGCGCTGGCGCAGACACAAGAAATGCTGCCTGTACTCAAGCAGGTCGGTGTTGTCGATTCTGGCGGTCAGGGACTTGTTTATATTTATGAAGGATTTTACGAATATTTGCAGCATGGACAAGCGACAAATGGTACCACGGTTCATACAGCCGCTTCTACGCCGACTGGCAATGCACCATCTGCGGTAGCGGTGAAGACCGTGCCGACCATTGATGTACCAGTATCGGCGCAAGCCAAGCTGGAGACGGAAGATATTGAGTTTTTGTATGATATGGAATTTTTCATCAATCGTACACTAGGTCAGGCAGCAAAAGCACACTTTGACGAAGATCAGTTCCGTAAGGCACTGGGTGTGAATGGGGATTCAATCATTGTTATTTCGGATGATGAAGTGATCAAAGTGCATGTACATTCCCGCGCACCAGGCGAAGTGCTGAATCTGGCACTACAATATGGTGAGATTACCCAGATCCATATTTTGAATATGCGTGAGCAGCATCGCGATCTGTTATCGGCAGGTTTGGATATTGCGCCACCACCGGAGCTGTTTGCAGATATTCCGCAACAGCCTGTGCAGACTCAAGCCGAAGCGGTTCCTCCGGCAGAGGAAGTAGCACCTTATGGCATCATTGCGGTTTCGTCCGGTGATGGTATTTCCGAGATTTTCCGCAGCCTTGGCGTAGATATCATTCTGGCAGGCGGTCAGACGATGAATCCAAGCACGGAGGACTTTGTTAAAGCGGCAGAAAGTTTAGCGGCGCGTCATATTTATATTTTGCCGAATAACTCGAATATCGTGCTGGCAGCGCAGCAAGCGCGCGATCTGCTGGAAGAGAGCAAGCAGATTACGGTAATTCCGAGTAAAAGTATTCCGCAGGGCATCGCCGCAGCGTTCGCGTTCCAAGAGGACGAAGAGGTGGATATGAATACGTCCAACCTGAACGAAGCACTGACTCATGTAAAATCCGGTCAGGTAACACTCGCTGTGCGGGATACGAATATGGATGATATGATCATCAAACAGGGTAATTATATCGGTATTCATAATTCCAAAATTGTAGCTACCGATGCCGATCTGCTGCATACTTGTCAGCAATTGCTGGCAGCGATGATCGAAGATGGGCAGGAAGTGATTACCGTCCTCACTGGCAGCGAAGCCGATGAGCAGCAAACGGCAGCACTGGCAGAGTGGGTGGAATCCACTTACCCAGATGCGGAGGTAGAGATTCATAATGGTGGACAGCCGGTGTATCACTATCTGTTCTCCGTAGAATCTTGA
- the rpmB gene encoding 50S ribosomal protein L28 yields the protein MARKCYVTGKTAGSGNHVSHANNRNRRTWGVNVQKVRILVNGKPKRVYVSTRALKSGKVTRV from the coding sequence ATGGCCCGTAAATGTTATGTAACAGGTAAAACTGCTGGTAGCGGCAACCACGTATCTCACGCTAACAACCGTAACCGTCGTACTTGGGGCGTGAACGTTCAAAAAGTTCGCATCCTCGTAAACGGTAAACCAAAACGCGTATACGTAAGTACTCGCGCTTTGAAATCCGGTAAAGTTACCCGCGTATAA
- the rpe gene encoding ribulose-phosphate 3-epimerase, giving the protein MHDIKIAPSILSADFGKLLDEVKEVERSGADWLHVDVMDGHFVPNITFGAPVLQSIAPHTGLFIDVHLMIENPDRYIADFVKAGAQMITVHAEACTHLHRVIHLIKEHGAKAGVALNPATPASAIREVLEDLDMVLVMTVNPGFGGQSFIPRTVHKIREIRDWANAIGHTALHIEVDGGIAASTARQVVEAGADVLVAGSAVFGAPNRAAAIQSIRNSLI; this is encoded by the coding sequence ATGCATGATATCAAAATCGCACCATCCATTTTATCCGCCGATTTTGGCAAATTGTTGGATGAAGTCAAAGAAGTCGAACGCAGCGGGGCAGACTGGCTGCACGTTGACGTAATGGACGGACATTTCGTCCCTAATATTACGTTTGGCGCACCTGTACTGCAATCCATCGCTCCACATACCGGATTGTTCATTGATGTGCATCTGATGATCGAGAACCCGGATCGTTATATCGCTGACTTCGTAAAAGCCGGTGCTCAAATGATCACCGTCCATGCCGAAGCTTGCACGCATCTGCATCGCGTGATTCACTTGATCAAGGAACACGGTGCCAAAGCAGGCGTAGCCCTGAACCCAGCAACCCCAGCTAGCGCTATCCGCGAAGTGCTGGAAGATCTGGATATGGTACTGGTCATGACCGTTAACCCCGGCTTCGGTGGTCAATCGTTCATCCCACGCACCGTACACAAAATTCGCGAAATCCGTGACTGGGCAAACGCCATCGGTCACACCGCCCTGCACATCGAAGTAGACGGCGGTATCGCCGCTTCCACCGCCCGTCAGGTCGTAGAAGCAGGCGCCGACGTCCTTGTAGCCGGCAGCGCCGTCTTCGGCGCCCCCAACCGCGCCGCAGCCATCCAAAGCATCCGCAACAGCCTAATCTAA